The Raphanus sativus cultivar WK10039 unplaced genomic scaffold, ASM80110v3 Scaffold0199, whole genome shotgun sequence genome segment AGAACAACTGAGTTACAGCAAAAGTGTCTCTGGTTGTGTGACTTTGTGGAAACGGAAAATGATTTAGTGTGTTTAGACTTTAGCTCAAATAAGATTTTATTCAGTGGTTAATGACGACACATCAGTAATCATCAATCAAGTCTATTTACTACGGTCGGATGTGCAAAGAGTTTAACGTGCTATGATGAGTGAATGTGAGAGACATCTTACAAACCATTTATTGCGATCAGTGAAATAATAACGGGATAATTACTTATCTTGACAACATTTTCATTCTAAACAAAAAAGACTCTTGTTATTCTCTTGTCACAGTTTGAAAcagatatataaactaaaaagcATTACATAATCTAAAGATACATTCACTCTCAAGTGGCTTCGTATTTGGGATCAGCAGCTACGTAGTGATAAGCAATAACCAATGCGAAGATGAAGATGCCAAGGAAATTGACTATAAACCCCAAGTCCTGATCATCAATCATCATCTGCACCAACACAAACAAACATTTTAGCAACATAGTCTTAATCCATCAATAAACTCTTTTTGGAGCCTAATAAGTCTTGATGCATCATCCCATTAGGGAAAAGCCTGATTGTTATCAAATTTTATCTATTTCACCAAACTCAATGTTCACAGAAGAGTGAGTCTATTAGGAGAAAGTTGCAAACATGACTCAAAAAGTAGCCTAATAAAGATTGCAAAGAGAAAGGAAATGTGCTAAATCACAGTAAATTGCATTGCAAATCATAACGGTAAACAACAACATACAGCTGAGCTTTATCACCCCTACGAGAGCTAGACTTAAAATCCAATTGATCATTGCTAAACCCCAAAAGAACAAAAGCAAGCAAAAGATATGATCCCAGTGGGAATCGAACCCACGACCTTTAGATTCGGAGTCTAATGCGATATCCACTCCGCTATGGGATCACATTGGAGTAAAAGTTGAGACTCAAAAGATGTAAATGAACGTGACAAAATTCGACAAAGAGAAATTGGCAGTTCTCATCGACAGAGACGGATTCGAAGGACCATCACCAGAAACATACAAACTCAGACTAAGACAGAGCAGATTAAAAAAACACGCTTGTGGGAACCACACAGATCTACCAAGAAAGAATGCGTATATTTAAAATGCGAGCAAGATTTACCGTTTTATCAGGCAGGAGCGGGTGGGAAAGGATCAGATCTCCAAGAAGCAGAAAGCAATTTACAAAACAGAACAGGTGCTGGATCTCAGAGTCTCGATGTCTGAGGACCGAgggtttctcttccttttttttttacttaggCACGAAACAAAGCCAGGCCCATTACTTTTATCACCGTGTGGTTATATTGTGGATTAATTAGGTCATCGTGTGTTTTTACTAATTctcttgattttttattataaaaccgGTGTTGTTCAGGCtttttgtatacacaaatcatACGCACGCCTAAGTTCTACAGTATCTCTTAACCAAATAGTGGCAGCCAGAAACAACAACGAAAAGCACTGATTAGGTATGGTTGACACTTTCAAATAACGATTTTAAAGGCAAAACATTCGACAGCCAAAAGCTGAACCCCTAACTGGTCCTGTTCTGGACTCTGTACAAAAGCTGAACtccaagaaaaaataaaatttctggAGCTGCAGACAGACTCTGTTCATGATGTTTGGTTAATTTTACACACAAGAACATAAGAGAAAATGAAAACTTCAGTTTGTTAGgcccaaaaaaaattacatgcCAGCAGTTATCAGACGCTCACTGTTTTCTGTAAGTTCCTTTTAAATGTCAGCGCCATTCCCGCAGAAAAAGGAGAAGGCGGATGAGTCAACATATGATCACATTGATCCCTTCAGCCAACGCTTTACTATCAACATCCTTCAGATCTCAACCAAAACCAGATCTCAGCCAAAGTGATGTCAGATGAACTCACCAATCTATAGCTCTCACACAAGAAGCCATGTCTCAATTCACTTGCCCCCCTGCTACTTTCAGTGACGATTCCAGTATCTATCAATTGTCTTTTACTTTCACCTaagttctcttcttcttttttaggCGGTGGTGCTGAAGTAACCTCTAAGATTTTGTGAATTTTAGGAACTTAGAGAAGTCATGTATAATAAACTGGAGACTTATGAGAGCCCCGAGCTCAAAGCTCGTTTGATAGTTGGAGTATACCACACATCTGCAGGTATGGATTTTCCAGCAGTTTCTCATTATTGCTCTGCACAAAACAAGAATACTATTATATGTggcacaaaagaaaataaaaaagctcTTTGATATTTTTGAGGCTATGTAGCTTCCCACTCTAAACTATTACAACATCATTTACCTGCTGAGCCTTAAAGACAAGCTTCTGAAGCATGTTTTGGTATTTCTCTGGTTCCTCAGTCATCATCCTCTGAAATAAACCGAAATTTAACTAGTGAgcaaaaaaatgaacaaaaaatatttgaaaacttaTTTTCTGCCGATGTATGTCTTTCAAAAGCAAAAGGGTGAGTTTGAGAAATCTGATTGCCTTAAGTAGAAATGCTGAAGAGTAATAAGCCACCCTTGAGTCAGTATCATCCAGGAGTTCCCTGCACAGATGAACATAAGTTCGTAAATGCCATGAAACATGTTACACAGGTAAATCAAATGGGTTTGGGAAGTAGGGAAGAGTCAATGAATCACCTAAAGAACTCCTCTCCACCAACTTCTTGAAAAGCAACTGTATCTGCGGTGCATTTACCTATCAGAAGTAATAGTAGGGTGGCTCGAATATCGGAGGTTGCCCCTGGGATATTTCCTCTTCCTTTGCTTCCAACGGCGACACCGAGTGCAATGTTGTCAGTTGCAGCACCTGCTAGTTGAATCAAGGGCCAATAAAACAAAGCCGCTGGAACACGCGCAACCAGCTGCATAGGGACGGTGGCTTGCCCACGAAGAAGCATTGCTGCCATTGATGCTGTCTCGCACGTTGAAACAGGGACACTGTTGTACCGAGGCCTGGTGTCAGCATCATCCATATTTTCTTTATAGCTGTTACGATGTGATGTTTCAGATTTGCTATTTCTATCAGCAGAACTGGGAACTGTTTCCTCATCAGTAGAAAGAACTTTCAAGCACAATTGCGAGAAAAGAATGTCACACATCTGCTTGGAACCAACAGAGAGAagacaaatataaattaaaacttataaaattcCAATAAGATATAGACGAAGTGCCCTTCAATAGGACATTTGACtaagcaaaagaaaagagaaaacgaAAGGATTCCAAGAATAAGTACCTTTAAGATATTAATACGGTCAGTTTCATTTATTTGTGCCATCAAAGACAAAGCGCTGCTCATTATGTCTATAACAGCGTTTGCTTTCTCTAGTCGTGTGTCTTTCTGGTCATGACTAGCATTACCACCAATTGATCGCTGTGTCTCATTCTCATCGAGTAAGAACTTGGAACGCATAAGAAGCCTCTCCAGAATGAACAGGAAACCCCATCTTATGACACTGTTCCTTGACTTCAAGAGTCCACACAGAAGATGTATGGAAATAGGTATATCATCAGTAATCAGAGAGTCTGAGGCACCGCAGTGGGCAATTTTTTGTTGCAGATCTTTTATGCTCAGCCATATACTTCCACCACCATCTTCACTAATTTCCGCAATCAGAAGATCCCCCAACCAGATATATCCATTTTGACGGTATGTGGCTCTTTCTGAATGAAGAAGAGAGTGCAAAGTAGCCCAAGCTAGATTCACTGACATGCTAATATCATTTCTCAACTCTTGAATGCTGTCCATGAACTTGTGCGATTTGGTTAGCTGTTTGAGATGCCGAAACTCTTTGTCCAAGTGAGTAAACGAACGTATTATCGTGTCAAATTTTTCTGTTATACTTGCCAAAAGCTGCGAGTAAGGAAAAAGGAAGTTAGAAAAGAGCTCTGAGTGGCAAACAATATAAACGAAGACTCTTTATCAGACCCTCGGAAACAATTTTCAGTTGCGAACCTACCTGGTTTAGACGTTCGCTGTTGCTGAACCCGGACAATGCTGCAGCAATTGATCTTCGCAAGATTTCTCCTATGCCTTCAACACCAAGCTTAACAGAAATGTAGAAAGCTTCAGGTGCATCAGCAAGAGCAAGCCGAACAGCCAAAGGTTGAATTTCATCATCAGTGTACTCGGAAAGACCAGCAACTGAGCATGCCTCATTAATTTGATGCAGGACATAGTCAAATAAAACCGAGTAGAGATTTCTTCTTTCCTCTCTAGTGGTTGCCAAAGAGTACTGTATCAAAAAGATGAATCTCGTAATCTAATAGGAAATCATTGAGGCTTAATGTATCTATTTAAACGGTTCCTGAGAAAGGACTAAGTATATATTCGCAGTACCTTATAGAAAATGAACTCCACGCCACCAATCAGATTGACCTGTTCTATAAGAAAATTTGAGGCACTTGAAGTTCCTTTGGTAGAGCCATCTAGTTCTGGAGATCGATAAAACATGTTTGTCATGATACAAATAAGCTTGGAATGAACAACTTCTGACCAAGAATTCCTTTTGCTAGTTCCCAGAAGAGCTTTGATAACCTGATTCACGGAAAGTGACTGGCTCGTCAGAAAGTAACAACTTAGCATAAGAGCCAATGTAATGGTAGTATGCCGCCGGAAACACAGATCACAGATACAAATATCTATAAAACAAATCTAAAGAGAGGAGGGCAACGAAACAAGGAATCATCCACACAGCAGAAGACAAAGATAATATTCAGCCTCATAGGACATACCCTTATGTCAAGACCATTTAGCTGGTTTCTTCGTATTTTGCCTCTATCACAGACAAAATATAGAAAGCAGCTAAGAGCAGATGCCCAAACGGATTCTTCCCTTTCCTCAACCTACGAAAACAAATTTGAAGGTATAAAATCCAACACAATTCCAGATTTGACATCAAATAGAGAAGCCAGAAAAGAGTAAGATACCTGCACTAGGAGAAGTAGAATTTCAAATAAGATTTTTAATATCCAAGACTCAAAGTTCTCAATAGCTGAAGAAGTGCTTGACAACTTAGGTAAGTCTTTCGTTCTTGTTCCTTGAAGCAGTATCCTGTTTTCATTTTCGATAAATGTTTCTTGGGCGTATTCTTCCTCAATGGTTGTAGCATTATCACTTATCTTTGGCTCTAAAAGTTGCGCATGAACTCCTAAATTAAGAATTAAATCAAATACACGAATCCTACAAGCTGCATTTGTGGAGCATAGCATTTCCTGAAATAAATTTGCAGCGAGGGTAGCATAGTTAGCAAGCAGTGTAAATACAATTCTGTATCTGACTAGAAGTCACACCTCAAGCATGGACAGTGTAAGAGGAGCAGCAATTCTAGCGTCCAAGACATACCTAAAAAGACAAGGATTGCAAAACGGAGTACCATAAGCTTCTCAACAATAATAAAAGGGAAGAAAGGATAACTAGAAATCTTAGTGAGACTACACAATTAGGTTGGCTGCAGTGTAACAAACCGTACATGTCAATTACAAGCTTTATCAGGACGCTCACAGCCACATCCATTGACGGCTTCCCAGTCTTGCTATTTAATTGGGGTGATACGGTCATTGGATTTGAATGGATGGATGATGCCTCGGAACAAACAGCAGCGATCACCTCGCCTACCTCGGCAGGGTTTAGGCGCAGTGGTTGTTGTTCACTGCAAAATCGTGCAGGGAACGATAGTCATTTGTTGTGATAAAGACGAAAGTTAAAATTTGCATAAGAAAGATGCTTCCATGCAGATAATCCCTTTCCACACAACAGCCGATAAATAAAGTTATTTACGCAAACGGCTTGATCCATCATGCACATACACATTAGAAGAGGCATTCTCAAGTCTCAAACCACCCATAAGTtacagtaaaataaatatatactgaACGTTAAGACTTGAGAATTTATTCAACTGGAGCTCTTTGTCAGTCGCTTACTGATTCAAACCTTAGAGAGTCTAGTATTAGCTATTATAGTCGATGTTCACAAAAGGGAAACCTTATTAAGTGACATAACCTCAATACTATCAAGGAAGacttcagcaaaaaaaaaatagagtagCATTAAGTAAATGAAGGACCCAAAGATCATAAAGATATCCATTGTTTACCTGTAGTGACGATACTGAAAAAGTGGTCTGGCACGTGGACGAAATGTGCTCGCTGTGGAATCATCCCTGCAGATTATGCAAATCTTCAATCTAAGAACTCACACCAACTTAGCAGAGTGTTATGCTTTAATATACTAATTTTCCAAAACATCATCCTCGTTAGGTCCAATCATACAAAACTGCAGTGGTAGAAAAATCTCAAACAATACAGAACTGGTCATAAGTTTTTTACCATCAAATGGAGGATTTTTGTTATCAAAAGTATGCTGGTCTCCAAAAAATGCCATTTCAGAAATCCccttaatcaaaatttaaaatccatGTTTTTGCCTCTACTGCATCATCACAATTAACAGCTGGCATGTGTTCTAGAGGAAATAATTTTAATCACTTCCTGAAATCTAGGAATCACGTAAAAGCTTGCAAGGCCTAATCACTTTTCAGTTtacttcagaaaaaaaaacacaacaaaataCATACCAGATCTGCTGAGGGCCAGTTCTAGTGCGTTTGGAAGCTGTTATCGCTCTCAAATGGGAACGAGCTGAGGCTGAGTTTGTTATCATCGTGACTGAAGCTGGCTGCAGCAGCTGTTCTAAATAAGGCATCTCTGCGGTACCAAAATATTTCCAGTGTTGGCCCTTCATTTTAGCTTCCATATCTCCTACGAGCAGACCGGCAGCACCAACTTCCAAGAGATTACAATTGTTCATGTCTTGAAGATTCACAGGGCGTTCACTAACAATGCAGAGAGAATACATTCAGTGATAGCCAAGTACTATTGCCATGCAACGAAGGAATTGCTTGTGATATTAATTTAGTGTATAGTCAAGAAAAGAGGCAAAGGTGCGTTTGAACATTTTTAGGAAAAGAATCATGTACGACGTACCTTtcagaagaagctgatgaaaaCTGGAGCTCCCCAACCCAACGCCAATTCAGTAAGTCTGATGATATGTATTCAGAGTCTTCCATAGCACTAAATTCTTCTATATTTGACAAGTTTGAAACAGACAGATTTGCAGTATCCTTTTTCTGAGGAGACTCTACGGCATTTGCAGGACTTAACTGAGAATTGAATGATTTGCTCAACAAAGAGGATAGAGATGGCAATAACTGCCTTGACGCAAGTGTAGCTCCGGCAAATGCCGCTGGTTGAAAGGAACGCCTTGGGATATGTAGTGCCACAAGAGAACGCACATAATGCAATGACTTCACCAAAGCTGCAGAAGCAAAACTGGACACAGGTAAAGGAGAAGCACCCGCTGGTGCTGATAGAACAGGCAATGATTTTTGCTTCAAGCTAGCATCGCATTCAGCAATCAGGTTCACGCAAAATTTATCGACCTGCAGTAGTGTCTCCTCCCCAGGCTTATATCTGTAGTGAAGGAACATCTAGAATCATtataatgtaaaaatataatcCACGGAAAACACTGGACGACCTGTTCGATATTGCAGATAACCCTCATAATATAGCCAAAAAAAGGCACACTAAATCTCTAGGccgttgttcaaaaaaaaaaaaaactctaggCCTGAACAGCCATTAAATGATCTACTAAATAATTAACCAAACGTAACAATCCCCATAAACGGAGAAGAAATTATGGTAACAGTAAAAAAGATGACTAAGGGGCTAGTTCAAAGAAGTAAATGAAAGTAATCAAGTTATTCGACTAGACTATATTACCTTAAGAGATACCGTTTCAGTAATGCCACACACCTCGTCACCACCGCTGGACTGCAGAAAAGTGATTTTACATCAGCAAAAGctactatttaaaaaatgataCTGAGAAATATTTAGATTCCTAAACAATGGTTTCCTGAATTCTAAGGCATAAACCTTATACCAGAGTCTGACTAACATGACATGAGAAAGTTTTGGAATGACCAAATAGTCAAGAGTAAATCACCTGCGATCTCTCTCTGCTATAGTATGCTCTAACAGCATGTTGTACGCCAAATCAGTCGTGCCAGTGGCTGATAAATAATCCTGTAATCAGCAAGTGATTCTGTAAGGGTCATACACTTCCCACAGACGCATAAAAACTATTCCCAAGCAGTTACAAAGGTCCTACTAAGCCAATAACATAGATAACCAAACCACGCCTCCGCCATCACATATCcctttcaccaaaaaaaaattgcatccACTTTGGGATTCAAATTAATTGCAACAACATCACTACTATATCGTTTATCAACGGAACACCAATAAGATCTATCAATGGAGTTTGCTAATTGGATCTATTAGCCCCAAAGACAGCGCgcgcgagagagagagagagagagaagccaATTCCATACCCTGAGATTCCTAAGAGCTTCAGACGGTGCTATGGACGGGATCGCGCCGATGTGAGAGGTAGCGGGAGGATGGGAGGAAGAGAGACAATCCGCCACGGCTCGGCGTAGCGGCTCAGGCGGTTTCTTGGAGGAAGAAGATCTGAGGCGCGAGGCGGAGCCGGCGACCCCGAGCTGGAGCAACCGGGAGCTTCCGGGGCTGTGATTCTGACCGGGGGCGAAAGAGGAAGACATTGAATCGAATCTCGCCGGAGAAGCGCGCCACTCTTAGCTGCGGTGGAgtgaagacttttttttttatcgattTGGGTAAATGTTTGCTGGCTCTACGTCGTGTCTTTCACATCACAGAGATGAGCTGTCAAGCGCTTTCGTTTTTTGATCCCAATGGGTGGAAGAATCTATAATCAAGGGAGGTGTAGTGTTTGCAATCTGGTTCCCTTATTTTACCAATGTTTCAGATTCAGTATCACATTTTGATTTGTGATATGTTTGACCAAATTCCTGATGAGAGATAGAAGTGGGCCCCATAAACGGTGGTTTTTTCAACCTAGTCCTCATTTTGTACATAAGTTTAGATTCAGTATCATATCTTTATTTGTTGACATATTTGACCAAAATCTTGATGAAATATAAAAGTGGGCCCCATAAATGGTGGCTTTTGCAATATAGTCCTCTTTGTTTTACAAATGTTTTAGATTCAGAATCATATCTTTCTTTGACATATTGACTAAACCGGTTAAGATATAAAAGTGGGCCCATAAACACAATGGGCCCAGTAATCGGTCCCATAGCCAACGTGATTAGCTGACGGTGCAGATCCGTTCTTCGCGCTCACGGTTTGCTCCTTCCCTACAGGCccgataaaataatattattatttttgagccaaaaacaaagaaaaaaaaaatacaaatctgAGTTCTGTATGCAAGAGCCCTAGATCTAACCCTAGCCGTCAGATCAGATCAATGAGGAGATCTCTTCTGGACCGTTGGAATCTTAGGAAGCAGCAGCAATGGTGGAGGACCTGGAGGTAGAAGAGTCGCATTTGTGAGGGGGTATCCTGAAAGATTATTGTCTCTAATGTCGATGGCCAACGATTCGGTTTTTATTCTCTAGCTGGTATATTTTGTTATCtctgtggtggtggtggtgatgtgTGATTTGGTCGCGCGCACGGGTCGGCTCCAGCAACGGTACAAGGATGGCTCGCGTCTCGTAGCTGGGTACTGTGTTTATTCTTAAGATCCACCATTTGTTCCTTTTATTACATATGTATTGTCTCTAAGGACCTCATGCTTTGGTTTGATCGTATCCTGGTCTTAATCTTGATTTAAGAAGATTCGTGCATTGATATTTATGTAGTGTTGGACTTTGTTATGGTGTGTCTT includes the following:
- the LOC130501448 gene encoding dolichyl-diphosphooligosaccharide--protein glycosyltransferase subunit 4A, whose product is MIDDQDLGFIVNFLGIFIFALVIAYHYVAADPKYEAT
- the LOC108812475 gene encoding uncharacterized protein LOC108812475 → MSSSFAPGQNHSPGSSRLLQLGVAGSASRLRSSSSKKPPEPLRRAVADCLSSSHPPATSHIGAIPSIAPSEALRNLRDYLSATGTTDLAYNMLLEHTIAERDRSPAVVTRCVALLKRYLLRYKPGEETLLQVDKFCVNLIAECDASLKQKSLPVLSAPAGASPLPVSSFASAALVKSLHYVRSLVALHIPRRSFQPAAFAGATLASRQLLPSLSSLLSKSFNSQLSPANAVESPQKKDTANLSVSNLSNIEEFSAMEDSEYISSDLLNWRWVGELQFSSASSESERPVNLQDMNNCNLLEVGAAGLLVGDMEAKMKGQHWKYFGTAEMPYLEQLLQPASVTMITNSASARSHLRAITASKRTRTGPQQIWDDSTASTFRPRARPLFQYRHYSEQQPLRLNPAEVGEVIAAVCSEASSIHSNPMTVSPQLNSKTGKPSMDVAVSVLIKLVIDMYVLDARIAAPLTLSMLEEMLCSTNAACRIRVFDLILNLGVHAQLLEPKISDNATTIEEEYAQETFIENENRILLQGTRTKDLPKLSSTSSAIENFESWILKILFEILLLLVQVEEREESVWASALSCFLYFVCDRGKIRRNQLNGLDIRVIKALLGTSKRNSWSEVVHSKLICIMTNMFYRSPELDGSTKGTSSASNFLIEQVNLIGGVEFIFYKYSLATTREERRNLYSVLFDYVLHQINEACSVAGLSEYTDDEIQPLAVRLALADAPEAFYISVKLGVEGIGEILRRSIAAALSGFSNSERLNQLLASITEKFDTIIRSFTHLDKEFRHLKQLTKSHKFMDSIQELRNDISMSVNLAWATLHSLLHSERATYRQNGYIWLGDLLIAEISEDGGGSIWLSIKDLQQKIAHCGASDSLITDDIPISIHLLCGLLKSRNSVIRWGFLFILERLLMRSKFLLDENETQRSIGGNASHDQKDTRLEKANAVIDIMSSALSLMAQINETDRINILKMCDILFSQLCLKVLSTDEETVPSSADRNSKSETSHRNSYKENMDDADTRPRYNSVPVSTCETASMAAMLLRGQATVPMQLVARVPAALFYWPLIQLAGAATDNIALGVAVGSKGRGNIPGATSDIRATLLLLLIGKCTADTVAFQEVGGEEFFRELLDDTDSRVAYYSSAFLLKRMMTEEPEKYQNMLQKLVFKAQQSNNEKLLENPYLQMCGILQLSNEL